One Dreissena polymorpha isolate Duluth1 chromosome 9, UMN_Dpol_1.0, whole genome shotgun sequence genomic window carries:
- the LOC127845254 gene encoding 2'-5'-oligoadenylate synthase 1-like, protein MDIYSISDERTLNEFIDNTVKPDRETLQRNNAMVDRLVHFLQNNVPGRIRPKRVIKGGSFGKGTAVRGTSDIDLVHMLAEYNSVDKYTKDSEDLLKDLKTYLTKYGQAQLVRITTYSVEVKLTNGNFSQTVDVVLGVDLLDRGMVPDHVFDQMQGPDVDVHLYSVTLTPLQIEVIQALPTQVKDLIRIVKYWGDVKKGVYVEHWPNSFTMELVVIHAWNNAGSPSTSFSMIRALHAVLTSLVNHRQFNVTFPSQMKYSPTRLKICLPQRNAPYIIDPTNPYNDMYHGRKGGLAYDWNDVATEASTWLRLSLFRSVTGTHSRWQ, encoded by the exons ATGGACATCTACAGTATAAGTGACGAGAGGACACTTAATGAGTTCATCGACAACACCGTGAAACCGGACAGGGAGACTTTACAGAGAAATAATGCGATGGTGGACCGGCTTGTTCATTTTCTCCAGAATAACGTTCCAGGAAGGATTCGACCGAAACGTGTTATAAAA GGGGGGTCGTTCGGCAAAGGCACAGCGGTTCGCGGAACGTCTGACATCGACTTGGTTCATATGCTAGCCGAGTACAACAGCGTGGACAAATACACGAAGGATTCGGAGGATTTGCTGAAAGACCTGAAAACATACCTGACGAAGTACGGTCAGGCTCAGCTAGTGAGGATAACAACCTACTCTGTAGAGGTCAAGCTTACAAATGGCAACTTCTCGCAGACAGTAGACGTCGTTCTGGGCGTTGACTTGCTTGATAGAG GCATGGTCCCGGACCACGTGTTCGACCAGATGCAAGGCCCGGATGTGGATGTGCACTTGTATTCGGTGACCTTGACACCCTTGCAGATCGAGGTCATACAGGCACTGCCCACGCAGGTCAAGGATTTGATAAGAATCGTCAAATACTGGGGCGATGTGAAAAAAGGG GTTTACGTGGAACACTGGCCTAACTCTTTCACCATGGAGCTGGTAGTGATTCATGCGTGGAACAACGCCGGAAGTCCCAGTACAAGCTTCAGTATGATTCGCGCGCTACATGCTGTGCTGACGTCACTAGTGAATCATCGCCAGTTCAATGTCACATTTCCGAGCCAGATGAAATACTCCCCAACTAGGCTGAAAATATGTTTGCCACAAAG GAATGCTCCGTATATCATTGACCCTACGAACCCCTACAACGACATGTACCACGGAAGAAAAGGGGGTTTGGCCTACGACTGGAACGACGTTGCCACGGAGGCGAGTACGTGGCTGCGACTTTCGTTGTTCCGCAGCGTCACTGGCACACACTCGAGGTGGCAATAG
- the LOC127845411 gene encoding uncharacterized protein LOC127845411 isoform X1, translated as MTWFPVLLLVLMQAHEQYCAVHVMEMNTMADPQQSTSTPSNSLSVNSQKLVNQEEATAAKTKYTLGSVLTSEIATDVKEAVDHNLKRRQGSSNESLYNTRPLVNLGSLDKSGFNLDQENIKDECRNFTVWNQSREFFESRLLSTKANFIQLAISFDHGVEVNITREAFLAKVWFWTYTNNEGKHPYLQWPIDHGVLSFGLLSYKTTSIPYIQLKASPESCHITLGTEDAARKISRALAELVQTKQSQSRYPINYFCYLAEAPGVRFSIAYYAALYAVLPLSFINYNCCKSSFRFENRSYEYDCFKYQMEKWRQMLIAPYMLGVLIALYFPILLYRFNAWLTENEPVSEINDQDEAERVELCEVNTKSSWMFLDGKSPLTASDVFGSVFNGVKQKFPNGFPRIRRLVLILLIPSVIFGQILMYMDGVGVKDHIITMTNFARHGTPLGFLSVLVHPKYRDEVFVPLLGGPFVIFGMYFVFGIVVVVLPRSFKTVTENGLPTTRSFSPLFLGTDEIFRLALLTTKKDPGYEKAAYLFQASFCMLFIGGFWSRVFEIQKPRFCDFSKYKYLNICLKLLIYPFLVCVCAIEIAVCLVYYAFPLLGLFAITVKGTTLSMKYAKQKLFICIFQNPITSVFFTLTVSSMILCLTYCLILIFVQSFTFMCQVIMLCFVAVIVYPSVAFGYLFFCVVLVYYIVRLVRDFGDGYLALFSTVVEQSIMIESNINNVSFHDGHLELSNLRVVELKSIRINGKLINTPQNVLNAIADSQVLPKVKTTDNTHGIPKRLFFSIVKKFRPVHREVLKFIIHITVIGALVYFTLDITYSFVPVLNSEISEVMHVVFVVIIGALPRVLELAMTNDSGMIKKEIEERMIKQYIIEFWQKERIAEEAYHVTVDT; from the coding sequence ATGACTTGGTTTCCTGTACTTCTGCTTGTCCTCATGCAAGCTCATGAACAGTATTGTGCAGTTCATGTAATGGAGATGAACACTATGGCCGACCCGCAACAAAGCACCAGCACACCATCCAACAGTTTGTCTGTGAATTCACAGAAACTAGTAAATCAGGAGGAGGCAACCGCTGCGAAGACAAAATACACACTTGGATCTGTTCTGACTTCAGAAATCGCAACCGATGTTAAGGAAGCAGTTGATCATAACCTTAAAAGACGACAGGGTTCATCTAACGAATCTTTGTATAACACACGTCCCTTGGTGAACCTAGGAAGTTTGGATAAATCAGGATTTAACTTAGATCAAGAGAATATAAAAGATGAGTGTAGAAATTTTACGGTTTGGAACCAAAGTAGAGAATTTTTTGAAAGTCGGCTCTTAAGCACGAAGGCAAATTTTATACAGCTAGCGATTTCATTTGATCATGGCGTAGAAGTGAACATAACACGAGAAGCCTTTCTTGCCAAAGTCTGGTTCTGGACGTATACAAACAATGAAGGAAAGCATCCATACTTGCAGTGGCCAATTGACCACGGGGTGTTATCGTTTGGCCTTTTGTCATATAAAACTACAAGCATTCCGTACATCCAACTGAAGGCAAGCCCGGAATCATGTCATATAACACTTGGTACAGAAGATGCTGCACGGAAGATATCTAGGGCGCTTGCTGAATTGGTTCAGACAAAACAAAGCCAAAGCCGCTACCCCATCAACTACTTTTGTTACCTTGCTGAGGCGCCTGGAGTGAGATTTTCAATTGCGTATTACGCAGCTTTATACGCCGTTTTACCGCTTTCGTTTATCAACTACAACTGCTGCAAATCGTCATTTCGTTTTGAAAATAGATCATATGAGTATGACTGTTTTAAATACCAAATGGAAAAATGGCGTCAGATGTTGATAGCACCTTACATGCTAGGTGTACTAATCGCTTTGTACTTTCCAATACTTTTATACCGTTTTAACGCATGGCTTACCGAAAATGAACCTGTTTCAGAGATTAACGATCAAGACGAAGCGGAACGTGTGGAATTGTGTGAGGTCAATACGAAATCTTCTTGGATGTTTCTTGATGGAAAGTCTCCACTGACTGCCTCGGACGTCTTTGGCTCTGTTTTCAATGGAGTCAAACAGAAATTCCCAAATGGGTTCCCCAGAATACGAAGACTGGTGTTAATACTACTGATACCAAGTGTTATATTTGGCCAGATACTCATGTACATGGATGGTGTTGGCGTAAAGGATCACATAATAACGATGACAAATTTTGCAAGGCACGGTACACCCTTGGGTTTTTTGTCAGTACTTGTACACCCAAAGTATCGAGATGAAGTTTTTGTTCCACTGTTAGGAGGTCCATTTGTTATTTTTGGCATGTACTTTGTCTTTGGAATAGTTGTTGTTGTGCTCCCGAGAAGTTTTAAAACTGTTACCGAGAACGGTTTGCCCACTACTCGCAGCTTTTCACCTCTGTTTCTCGGAACTGATGAGATATTTAGACTAGCTCTTCTCACAACGAAAAAAGACCCTGGGTACGAGAAAGCTGCTTATCTTTTTCAGGCTAGCTTTTGCATGCTTTTTATTGGCGGCTTTTGGTCTAGAGTATTCGAAATACAGAAGCCGCGGTTTTGTGATTTCAGCAAATATAAATATCTAAATATTTGTCTTAAGCTATTGATATATCCCTTTCTAGTTTGCGTGTGCGCCATAGAGATTGCTGTATGCTTAGTGTATTATGCGTTTCCATTGCTTGGTTTGTTTGCTATAACCGTTAAGGGTACTACTTTGTCAATGAAATACGCAAAACAAAAGctatttatatgcatttttcaaaatcCAATTACATCCGTCTTTTTCACTCTTACTGTTTCCtcaatgattttatgtttaaccTATTGCTTGATtcttatttttgttcaaagttttacTTTCATGTGTCAGGTCATTATGCTTTGTTTCGTCGCAGTGATTGTGTATCCCTCTGTTGCGTTCGGCTATCTCTTTTTCTGTGTggttcttgtttattatattgtcCGGCTCGTGCGGGATTTCGGGGACGGCTACCTCGCCTTGTTTTCTACGGTTGTAGAGCAGTCTATCATGATAGAAAGTAATATTAACAATGTGTCTTTTCATGACGGACATCTTGAACTATCCAACCTAAGAGTAGTGGAACTTAAATCAATTCGAATTAACGGAAAACTTATCAACACACCGCAAAATGTCCTCAACGCTATCGCGGACTCACAGGTCTTACCGAAGGTTAAAACCACTGATAACACGCATGGGATTCCCAAAAGGCTATTTTTCAGTATTGTCAAGAAATTTCGCCCGGTCCATCGGGAGGTACTCAAATTTATTATCCACATAACGGTCATCGGAGCACTAGTTTACTTCACTTTGGATATCACGTATTCGTTCGTTCCCGTTCTTAATTCCGAGATCTCTGAAGTTATGCATGTGGTGTTTGTCGTCATCATCGGAGCGCTACCTCGTGTTCTGGAACTAGCGATGACGAACGATAGCGGAATGATAAAGAAGGAGATCGAGGAGCGAATGATAAAACAATACATCATAGAATTTTGGCAAAAGGAACGTATAGCAGAAGAGGCCTATCACGTTACTGTTGATACCTGA
- the LOC127845411 gene encoding uncharacterized protein LOC127845411 isoform X2: MTWFPVLLLVLMQAHEQYCAVHVMEMNTMADPQQSTSTPSNSLSVNSQKLVNQEEATAAKTKYTLGSVLTSEIATDVKEAVDHNLKRRQGSSNESLYNTRPLVNLGSLDKSGFNLDQENIKDECRNFTVWNQSREFFESRLLSTKANFIQLAISFDHGVEVNITREAFLAKVWFWTYTNNEGKHPYLQWPIDHGVLSFGLLSYKTTSIPYIQLKASPESCHITLGTEDAARKISRALAELVQTKQSQSRYPINYFCYLAEAPGRLTIKTKRNVWNCVRSIRNLLGCFLMESLH; this comes from the exons ATGACTTGGTTTCCTGTACTTCTGCTTGTCCTCATGCAAGCTCATGAACAGTATTGTGCAGTTCATGTAATGGAGATGAACACTATGGCCGACCCGCAACAAAGCACCAGCACACCATCCAACAGTTTGTCTGTGAATTCACAGAAACTAGTAAATCAGGAGGAGGCAACCGCTGCGAAGACAAAATACACACTTGGATCTGTTCTGACTTCAGAAATCGCAACCGATGTTAAGGAAGCAGTTGATCATAACCTTAAAAGACGACAGGGTTCATCTAACGAATCTTTGTATAACACACGTCCCTTGGTGAACCTAGGAAGTTTGGATAAATCAGGATTTAACTTAGATCAAGAGAATATAAAAGATGAGTGTAGAAATTTTACGGTTTGGAACCAAAGTAGAGAATTTTTTGAAAGTCGGCTCTTAAGCACGAAGGCAAATTTTATACAGCTAGCGATTTCATTTGATCATGGCGTAGAAGTGAACATAACACGAGAAGCCTTTCTTGCCAAAGTCTGGTTCTGGACGTATACAAACAATGAAGGAAAGCATCCATACTTGCAGTGGCCAATTGACCACGGGGTGTTATCGTTTGGCCTTTTGTCATATAAAACTACAAGCATTCCGTACATCCAACTGAAGGCAAGCCCGGAATCATGTCATATAACACTTGGTACAGAAGATGCTGCACGGAAGATATCTAGGGCGCTTGCTGAATTGGTTCAGACAAAACAAAGCCAAAGCCGCTACCCCATCAACTACTTTTGTTACCTTGCTGAGGCGCCTGGA AGATTAACGATCAAGACGAAGCGGAACGTGTGGAATTGTGTGAGGTCAATACGAAATCTTCTTGGATGTTTCTTGATGGAAAGTCTCCACTGA